TATCCACAGGCCCATTGGAGGCAACCAACAACAAAATCAAAACACTGCAAAGACAAGCTTATGGATTCCGTGACCGTGAATTCTTCGTCCTCAAAATCTATGCACTACATCTGACAAAGTACGCACTTGTCGGATGAGCCTAGACATTGGCCAAGAGCGGACTTGACCCCTTTTTCCTTTTCAGCAGGAACATCCATGCAGTGAAAAAGCCTTGGAGGATCAGTCGGTAGTGAGGTAAACTTAGACTTGTGAGTAAATACCTCTGTCGGCAGAGTCCCGAGGTTTTCGCTCTGCGAAGTCCCGCGGGAGGCCGGATGATCCCTTCACGACGCCGGAGGGACAACCCGCTGACTAGGTACCGAAGAACCCAACCTCGAATTAGCATGATCCCGATCACGGTCGGGCTACATTCGTTCCTGAGACGAGTGGGAGAGCGTGCGGGCCTGGGGGGCTGTGATGGAAGACCGGCGGATA
This DNA window, taken from Desulfomonile tiedjei, encodes the following:
- a CDS encoding transposase, with protein sequence STGPLEATNNKIKTLQRQAYGFRDREFFVLKIYALHLTKYALVG